The sequence GCCGCTGAGGGCAAGACCGCCGCCGAAGAGGAGCAGCACACCCCAATCGGTGCCACGGCTGATTTCCTCCCAGGATACCACGCGACTGGCGGCAAGGAGGGCTACGGCTGTGAGGGCGATCCACGTGTCCGTATCTGTGATACCTGTTAGGGCGGCGACGCGGGAGCTGAAAATCCATGACAGGGCGGTGAGGGCGAAGATGGCGAGGGTGATTTTCCGTGGGCGAGTGAATGCGAAATTCTCCTCATCCTGGGTGATGGCATTCGCATCCGATGGTTTCAGGAGAATGTAGAGAATGAAAATCATGGCCGGTAGCAGGATGATGACGGCGGGTATGCCGAAGGACATCCACTCGGCGAAGGTGATACCGAGCTGCTTGGCGGCAATCCCGTTCGGCGGGCTGCCGACGATGGTGCCGAGGCCGCCTATGCTGGCCGAGTAGGCGAGGCCGAGGAGCAGGAAATGGATGTTGGCGGGCTTCTCGGCAGCGGTCTTGAAGCGGACGAGGATGCCGAGCGCAAGGGGGATCATCATCGCGGTGGTGGCGGTGTTGCTCATCCACATGGAGAGCAGGGCGGTGGCGATGAAAAGCGAGATGGAAACACGGACGAACCTGCCTTTCCCGAGGCGGGCCAGTTTTTCCGCAAGCCACCTGTCCAGCCCCTGGGCGGAGAGCGCGGAGGCGAGCGCGAAGCCGCCGAAGAAAAGAAAGATGGGCGGGGCTGCGAAGGAGGCGAGCGATTCCTTGACTCCGCCAAGCCCCAACGCGGCAGCGAGCACGGGGACGAGCAGGGCGGTGATGGGGAGCGGCAGGGCTTCCGTCATCCAGAGGAATGCGATGCATACGAAAAACGCGAGACCTAGGCGGACTTTCCCCGGATCAAGTCCTGCAAGTGCGTCGGAATCCGGCGACATGGGAAGCAGGAACGCGATGGCGAGTAGCAGCACGGCAGCGGCGGCGATCTTCATTTGAATGATTCAAGCTTGGATCCGGGGTGCAGGGGAAGGGTGGTTTTCGCTAGCCCATCCCTTGCCGCTGTGGAGGGTGGCGTAGCGCCCGCCATTTTCCAGAAGCTCCTCATGAGTCCCGCGCTCGACGATCTCGCCATCATGGAGGACGCAGATGAGATCCGCGTTGCGGATGGTGGAGAGGCGGTGGGCGATGACGAAGGAGGTGCGCTCGGCACGGAGGTTTTCCAAGGCTTGCTGGACGAGCTGCTCGGTGCGGTTGTCCAGCGCGGAGGTGGCCTCATCAAGCAAAAGCAGGGGTGGGTTTTTCAGAAGGGCGCGGGCGATGGAGAGGCGTTGTTTTTCGCCGCCGGAGAAACGGACGCCGCGCTCGCCGGCGAGGGTCTCCAGCCCCTCGGGAAGCTCGCGGACGAAGTCGGCGGCATTGGCTGCCTCCAGGACTTCCCACAGCTCCGCATCGTCCGCGCCGTGCTTGGCCAGGGTGAGGTTTTCCCGGAGGGTGGTATTGAAAAGGAAGGCTTCCTGAGTGACGAAACCGGTGTTATCCCGCAGCCATTCCTTGGAGATTTCCGAGATGGGTTTTCCGTCCAAAAGGATTTCCCCGGAGCGCGGCTCGTAGAAGCGGGCGAGAAGATTGAGCAATGTGGATTTCCCGGAGCCAGTCGCGCCGACGAGGGCGATGGTCTGGCCGGGCAGGGCGGTGAGGCTGATATTGCGCAGGGAGGTGCTTTCCGCATCGTAGGAAAAGCAAAGATCGCGGATCTCGATTTTCCCGGAGAAGGAAGCTGGCCTGTCGCCTGCGGTGAGGTTTGGCTCGTCCGGGGTGTCGATGATTGCGAAGACGCGCTGGGCAGATACCAGACCTTTCGTAAATGTCTGGGAGAGGGGATTGATCTTGGAAATCGGCTCGAAGAGGAAGCCCCAAGCCACGAGGAAGGCGATGACCGTGCCGCCGCTGGCCGGAAGCGTGCCGCCCAGCGTCCACCACGCACCGAAGGCGACCATGAGGATGATGCCGCTTTCCGCGATGAAGGATACGGCGGGCCAGACGATGGACTGGCCTTTCATGACGGCCATGTGCTTGTCCCCGACTTTTTGCGAAGCCTCATCGAAATCGGAGAGCGCCTGCGGCTCCACGGTGTATGCCTTGATCTGGCGGATGCCGGCGAGGTTGTCGTGGAGGATGGCGTTGAGCGCGGAGGAGGCCTCCGAGGATTCGCGCCATTTCGGCTCCGCCTTGCGCGACCACCAGACAGTGAGCATACCGATGAAGGGCAGCGGGGCGAGGACGATCAGGGTCAGCTGCCAGGAGTGGTAGAGCATGTAGCTAAGGACGATGAGGAACTGGAGGATGGCGGCGATGGCCTGGTCCAGCCCCTCGATGATGACGCGGTTTGTCGCCGGGACATCGCTGGAGACGCGGGACATGATTTCCCCGGAGGATGTCTTGTCGAACCATGGGATGGGCAGGCGCTGGAGCTTGTCGTAAAGCTCCACGCGGATGACGTGGGTGA comes from Akkermansiaceae bacterium and encodes:
- a CDS encoding DASS family sodium-coupled anion symporter, translating into MKIAAAAVLLLAIAFLLPMSPDSDALAGLDPGKVRLGLAFFVCIAFLWMTEALPLPITALLVPVLAAALGLGGVKESLASFAAPPIFLFFGGFALASALSAQGLDRWLAEKLARLGKGRFVRVSISLFIATALLSMWMSNTATTAMMIPLALGILVRFKTAAEKPANIHFLLLGLAYSASIGGLGTIVGSPPNGIAAKQLGITFAEWMSFGIPAVIILLPAMIFILYILLKPSDANAITQDEENFAFTRPRKITLAIFALTALSWIFSSRVAALTGITDTDTWIALTAVALLAASRVVSWEEISRGTDWGVLLLFGGGLALSGILGSSGTSLFMARLLGIAIETWPLWAIIAAVVTFVIFLTELSSNTASAALLVPIFYTLAKEFDLPTAQLILPLALAASCAFMLPVGTPPNAIAYATGKIPQPVMLRTGFVLNLLFIILITAMSLLLF
- a CDS encoding ABC transporter ATP-binding protein, which codes for MLRIIRHTLRFPFLSAVSLLMAVLCAALVLVLPAITMRFIDVIIGQNRPDLIVSTALTGMGVILLRQILFTARSYLNNHLELKLTHVIRVELYDKLQRLPIPWFDKTSSGEIMSRVSSDVPATNRVIIEGLDQAIAAILQFLIVLSYMLYHSWQLTLIVLAPLPFIGMLTVWWSRKAEPKWRESSEASSALNAILHDNLAGIRQIKAYTVEPQALSDFDEASQKVGDKHMAVMKGQSIVWPAVSFIAESGIILMVAFGAWWTLGGTLPASGGTVIAFLVAWGFLFEPISKINPLSQTFTKGLVSAQRVFAIIDTPDEPNLTAGDRPASFSGKIEIRDLCFSYDAESTSLRNISLTALPGQTIALVGATGSGKSTLLNLLARFYEPRSGEILLDGKPISEISKEWLRDNTGFVTQEAFLFNTTLRENLTLAKHGADDAELWEVLEAANAADFVRELPEGLETLAGERGVRFSGGEKQRLSIARALLKNPPLLLLDEATSALDNRTEQLVQQALENLRAERTSFVIAHRLSTIRNADLICVLHDGEIVERGTHEELLENGGRYATLHSGKGWASENHPSPAPRIQA